The sequence below is a genomic window from Microcebus murinus isolate Inina chromosome 4, M.murinus_Inina_mat1.0, whole genome shotgun sequence.
GCCACCATATTCACGCAACAGCTAGTCACTCGCATTGGAGTTGGAGTGACAGTGAGGCCTGCTATTCTGGTAATCCCATGCCTATTGCTCATAAAGTGCCGTCTGAAACTTTACCGAACCAAGTTAATATCCCACACTTACTGTGAGCACATGGCCCTTGTGAAGCTTGCCACTGGAAATGTTTACATCAATAAGTTCTATGGTCTCCTTGGAGCATTTATTGTTGGTGGACTTGACTTCATTTTCATCACTGTCtcctatatacaaatatttatcacCGTCTTCCACCTGCCCCAGAAAGAGGCACGACTTAAGGCGTTTAATACATGTATTCCCCATATATGTGTCTTCTTCCAATTCTATGgccttgcttttttctcattttttactcACAGATCGGAATCTTATATCCCATCATATATTCACATCATCTTGTCTAACCTTTACCTATTGGTCCCGCCATTCCTCAACCCTTTTGTCTATGGAGTAAAGACTAAGCACATTCAAGACAAGGTAGTAAAAATGTTCTGTTCCAAACACCAGGCCTGATGTTTGACTGAAATAGTTCTTTCTATAAATGTAATGGTTCATCTGTCAGACCTATGGGATCTGTAAATTCAGTTAATGCTTTTGGGTATCATCATGATTGATGAACAAATTAaggaatatacacacacacacatacacaaacacacatatatatgttcatCACTGTGGAAGCATTTTTTGCTGGCTATATTAATAGAGATAAAATTGTAGTATAAAAGGATAGCCCTATTaattttgggaaaatattatcatttcatctAAGACAATGTCACTAGTTCAAACTtccatatacaaaattcaaataaCTGTTTCTCCATGTTATATTatcaaactttaaaagaaaaattaaaaattatgagtcAGTCATTTAAAATCACATGGctttattttgagttatttaatTCATATTGGATTGTGTTTTGTGCAAAAAATGAATTACACAGCttatttttttgctaaataaaacttgtattaagcaatgtattatttttccatgttacGTTAGCTTTATCACTTAACATGTTACCAGagctgtgtgtttatttttttttattttctgactgtTCTGATCACTGTGctttacttatttaattattaaaagttcATAGAATATTTTGATGTAATAAGCAGCAAGTATTTcatcatttttgacatttttaaattgatgatAATAATTCTGGGGCCAAACAAAATTGTTTACTGATagcttatttttccaaaatttcccctgaagaaaacttaaaaaataaataagaaagatttaTATAAATTAGTGCTCCCTGGGATGTATCTTTAGCTCTTGTTAATGTTCATAAGTATTTTCAGGGACTACTAAGGTactaattttaaccattttagaccactttaataaaatttcttccaATAAGCTTCTGTTAAGAAAAACCTATCCTCCCTTTTACAAGTTTTCTGTACTGATGTCCCTCCACTGCCATGATTTGACCCTATCTTTCATCACATCACGTAAGAATGACATATACATATCAGAATTTGGGTAATTCATTTCCAtgagtcatttcttttcttaaaatagaaattatacttttcctttctgtttgctTCCTACTAATACCCACTACTTGGCCAGTGCAGATGGATACTACCAAAAGAGGTAGATACGTGAAAGCACTTTGTAACCTGCAAACTATGATTCAGAGATTTCTCCTATATAAACTCATTATTCAATTAGCCATCTTTGGTTTGCCATGCTCAGCAtccagaataataaaacaaataagttttCCATGCCAAATTCAGTTGTTTGATATGCTTAGGCCACAGCCTTGGGCTTTTGCTTAATTTGTTTTCATAgtgaattttaaagaataaattcttcattattttccttttaatagtaTAATcagttttatgtttctatttcccTGGATTTTACATTAAACCTCTATAGTAAGTTCCTAGGGAA
It includes:
- the LOC105883350 gene encoding olfactory receptor 52A5-like; this translates as MPITNDSVFMPSVLTFIGIPGLEPVQCWIGILFCVMYIIAVIGNSLLLIIIKYEPSLHEPMYIFLAMLGATDIALSTSIVPKMLGIFWFHLPEIYFDACLFQMWLIHTFQGIESGVLLAMALDRYIAIRYPLRHATIFTQQLVTRIGVGVTVRPAILVIPCLLLIKCRLKLYRTKLISHTYCEHMALVKLATGNVYINKFYGLLGAFIVGGLDFIFITVSYIQIFITVFHLPQKEARLKAFNTCIPHICVFFQFYGLAFFSFFTHRSESYIPSYIHIILSNLYLLVPPFLNPFVYGVKTKHIQDKVVKMFCSKHQA